A genomic window from Microscilla marina ATCC 23134 includes:
- the cmr6 gene encoding type III-B CRISPR module RAMP protein Cmr6 produces MRKGTIIIKKKGGASIKPEDGKELSVPKEFMFDAYKPTSGKRRLACEFEGNPITKILIEGQEVPKSQEVVAQKANAKKQALQREAEAAKQEEAARAKKRAQKMGTWREDSFNAHESRLPADTKALLNDIDNFHLKLNKAARFIQKRGDVITDKDKFVFFRNDDAHKFTIQPNFGNFNFAQNCQKHLALAKGLCAEAKPYPMGVDGRLVVGLGQASVYETSITLHHVYGIPYIPASSIKGVVRNWVIRTLCLQTTNNKESHDAKTDNVGEKLALKDKQFCDVFGCGDESFYKEARQGQITFFDAFPCAEPTLEVDIMNPHYSDYYGDDTPPADYLNPTPIPFLTVGRQAAGAQPTPLKFQFVLGIRQNSAANQELLAQAATWLKQALAQQGIGAKTAVGYGYME; encoded by the coding sequence ATGCGGAAAGGAACCATTATTATTAAGAAAAAAGGGGGCGCCAGCATCAAACCTGAAGACGGCAAAGAGTTGAGTGTACCCAAAGAGTTTATGTTTGATGCTTACAAGCCTACTTCAGGCAAAAGACGTTTGGCTTGTGAGTTTGAGGGCAACCCGATTACAAAAATCTTGATCGAGGGCCAAGAAGTACCCAAAAGTCAGGAGGTGGTAGCACAAAAAGCAAACGCTAAAAAACAGGCGCTTCAGCGGGAGGCCGAAGCCGCAAAACAGGAGGAAGCTGCCAGGGCAAAAAAACGGGCGCAGAAAATGGGTACTTGGCGAGAGGACAGTTTTAATGCGCACGAAAGCCGTTTGCCTGCCGATACCAAAGCGCTGCTGAATGATATAGACAATTTTCACCTAAAGCTCAACAAGGCGGCGCGTTTTATACAAAAAAGAGGGGATGTAATTACAGACAAAGACAAGTTTGTTTTTTTTAGAAATGACGATGCACACAAGTTCACTATCCAACCCAACTTTGGCAACTTCAATTTTGCCCAAAACTGCCAAAAACACCTTGCCTTGGCAAAGGGCTTATGCGCTGAAGCCAAGCCCTACCCCATGGGTGTAGATGGGCGGCTGGTGGTGGGTTTGGGGCAGGCAAGTGTGTACGAAACCTCTATTACCCTGCACCATGTGTATGGCATTCCCTACATTCCGGCAAGCAGTATAAAAGGGGTGGTGCGCAACTGGGTGATCAGAACACTGTGTTTGCAAACCACAAACAATAAAGAATCGCACGATGCAAAAACCGACAATGTGGGCGAAAAGCTTGCCTTGAAAGATAAACAGTTTTGCGACGTGTTTGGCTGTGGTGACGAAAGTTTTTACAAAGAGGCACGACAAGGGCAAATCACTTTTTTCGATGCTTTTCCTTGTGCCGAGCCTACGCTAGAAGTAGACATTATGAACCCGCATTACAGCGATTATTATGGAGACGATACTCCCCCCGCTGACTACCTTAACCCTACCCCTATTCCGTTTTTGACGGTGGGCAGGCAAGCGGCGGGGGCTCAACCTACACCACTTAAGTTTCAGTTTGTATTAGGCATACGCCAAAACTCCGCCGCGAACCAAGAACTTTTGGCGCAAGCCGCTACTTGGCTCAAGCAAGCACTTGCCCAACAGGGCATCGGAGCTAAAACAGCGGTGGGTTATGGGTATATGGAGTAG
- the cmr3 gene encoding type III-B CRISPR module-associated protein Cmr3 — MKIKIDALDTLFFRDGKPFSLGEETWAEGLFPPGPGVFYGALRSLYFSLHPHEMGKAGQTNDPTAHLRIKGIYFLVNNKLHIECPLDYVQEKQDEAPCLLQLQALPDSIAATSFQLSHWLAPPQEAQVENIEGLIDERTLKEYALENHSDRGVSPWSDYLQVEPKVGIGRSKLTNATLEGLLYRVGMVRPVFGEKGHYSALSMVLDFEGLPAMESLPAKGFFRLGGEGKAVSYEVFEPTIQLPSQVVAQANIFKLVLLTPALFDNGWCPASIHPQTGKGRLAIDNQKTVEVELLAAATGKPVPVGGFDMHTQLPKPMLKAVPAGAVYYFRLTNAEDAPLLQQKFSPASLSDQRANEGFGLALFIQTNNSL; from the coding sequence ATGAAAATAAAGATTGATGCTTTAGACACCCTGTTTTTTCGCGATGGCAAACCCTTTTCGCTGGGCGAAGAAACCTGGGCAGAAGGCTTGTTTCCACCTGGCCCTGGCGTGTTTTACGGCGCCTTGCGTAGCCTCTACTTTTCGTTGCATCCGCACGAAATGGGCAAAGCAGGGCAAACCAACGACCCTACCGCCCACTTGCGGATCAAGGGCATTTACTTTTTGGTGAACAACAAGCTACATATAGAATGCCCGCTGGACTATGTGCAAGAAAAACAAGACGAAGCGCCTTGTTTGTTGCAGTTGCAGGCTTTGCCCGATAGCATTGCCGCTACTAGCTTTCAGTTGAGTCATTGGCTGGCTCCGCCCCAAGAGGCGCAAGTAGAAAACATAGAGGGGCTAATAGACGAAAGAACACTGAAAGAGTATGCACTAGAAAACCATAGCGATAGAGGAGTGAGCCCTTGGAGCGATTACCTTCAGGTGGAGCCTAAAGTGGGCATAGGACGCAGCAAACTCACCAATGCCACCCTCGAAGGCTTGCTCTATAGGGTGGGAATGGTACGCCCTGTTTTTGGCGAAAAAGGTCATTATTCGGCACTTTCGATGGTGCTGGATTTTGAGGGTTTGCCTGCAATGGAAAGTCTTCCCGCCAAGGGCTTTTTCAGGCTGGGCGGTGAGGGCAAGGCAGTGAGCTACGAGGTATTTGAGCCTACCATACAACTGCCCTCGCAAGTAGTAGCACAAGCCAACATTTTTAAGTTGGTTTTACTCACTCCTGCCCTTTTCGATAATGGGTGGTGTCCGGCATCTATCCACCCCCAAACGGGCAAGGGTAGACTAGCAATTGACAACCAAAAAACGGTAGAGGTAGAACTATTGGCGGCAGCCACTGGCAAGCCTGTGCCCGTAGGTGGGTTTGATATGCACACCCAATTGCCCAAGCCTATGCTCAAGGCGGTGCCTGCGGGGGCGGTGTATTATTTCCGCCTGACAAATGCCGAAGATGCCCCGCTGCTGCAACAAAAATTTAGCCCTGCATCCTTGTCCGACCAAAGAGCCAACGAGGGCTTTGGGCTTGCCTTATTTATACAAACTAACAATAGCTTATAG
- the cas10 gene encoding type III-B CRISPR-associated protein Cas10/Cmr2, with product MSPHLFIFTIGPVQSFIAQARKTRDLYAGSTLLSELTKVAIEVVGAANVIFPYVKNQQGLDAAQSLPNRFIARVTIAEGDCQAFGTRVAQAVREAFRQKAKEALGNRTKPLGFDEQIAQHLQIHWVVQGLNKGYAQGFKDIEENLGIAKNLRTFAQYDYAEQLGEQGRKCSLDGERNAVFFGKGTNPLYLKRWNPHAHELPSAPVVANEGLSAVSFLKRFYKQGMGHFEKFPSTAKVALMESLRQATPEVVNEYSKFFGLLEGKQVKVRQNDDWTPFGHQFFFEENLTSKQVLCADQLANARVQHQKVATDFAQKGLAFQKYYAVLMFDVDQMGSWLSGNRLKPAYQGDKLLDFHQHFSELLLQYADHASTILNPLRHNGQVVYAGGDDFLGFINLSHLFEVVHELRDLFLEKVSTPVQDQYAESGELLHFSAGIVIAHYKAPFAEVLKKARQMETLAKEKGDRNAFAIAAMKHSGEVQEAVFKWQQYKRDKTATCWQSMATIAQHLKNKHFSNKFIFNLSQELLQLAGIKAAQIEELRPQDLFVEMSRLIGRAAALDTPQSAKDELFDALVVLYGASENQEKLIRNFIYSLHIADFVNLNS from the coding sequence ATGAGCCCACACCTATTCATTTTCACCATTGGCCCAGTGCAATCATTTATAGCCCAAGCCCGCAAAACCCGTGACTTGTATGCGGGCAGTACCCTACTCTCAGAATTGACAAAAGTGGCCATTGAGGTAGTAGGGGCGGCAAATGTGATTTTTCCTTATGTAAAAAACCAACAAGGGCTTGACGCTGCCCAAAGCCTGCCCAACCGTTTTATTGCCAGGGTAACTATAGCCGAAGGAGACTGCCAAGCCTTTGGTACCAGGGTAGCTCAAGCAGTGCGGGAGGCTTTTCGCCAAAAGGCAAAAGAAGCTTTGGGCAATAGAACCAAACCTCTAGGTTTTGACGAACAAATAGCCCAACACTTGCAAATACACTGGGTGGTGCAAGGCTTGAACAAAGGCTACGCCCAAGGCTTTAAAGACATTGAAGAAAATCTGGGCATTGCCAAAAACCTGCGCACTTTTGCTCAATATGACTATGCGGAGCAGCTGGGCGAACAAGGGCGTAAGTGCAGCCTGGACGGGGAACGCAACGCGGTGTTTTTTGGCAAAGGTACCAACCCGCTTTACTTGAAGCGGTGGAACCCCCACGCCCACGAGTTGCCCTCTGCCCCAGTAGTTGCCAACGAGGGCTTGAGTGCGGTCAGTTTCTTAAAGAGGTTTTATAAACAAGGAATGGGGCACTTTGAAAAGTTTCCTTCTACGGCAAAGGTGGCTTTGATGGAGTCGTTGCGCCAAGCCACCCCTGAAGTCGTTAACGAGTATAGCAAGTTTTTCGGATTGCTGGAGGGTAAACAGGTAAAGGTTAGACAAAATGATGATTGGACACCTTTTGGTCATCAATTCTTTTTTGAAGAAAACCTCACCAGTAAGCAGGTGCTTTGTGCTGACCAACTGGCAAACGCCCGCGTACAACACCAAAAGGTAGCTACTGACTTTGCCCAAAAGGGGCTCGCCTTCCAGAAGTACTATGCGGTGTTGATGTTTGATGTAGACCAAATGGGCAGTTGGCTCTCGGGCAATCGGCTAAAGCCTGCATACCAAGGCGACAAGCTGTTAGATTTTCACCAACATTTTTCTGAGCTATTGCTACAATATGCTGACCACGCCAGCACCATACTAAACCCCTTGAGGCACAATGGGCAAGTGGTATACGCCGGGGGCGACGATTTTTTGGGGTTTATCAACTTGAGCCACTTGTTTGAGGTAGTGCACGAGCTGCGCGACTTGTTTCTGGAAAAGGTAAGCACCCCCGTGCAAGATCAATACGCCGAGTCGGGCGAGTTGCTGCATTTTTCGGCGGGCATCGTGATTGCCCATTACAAGGCGCCCTTTGCCGAGGTGCTCAAAAAAGCCCGTCAGATGGAAACCCTCGCCAAAGAAAAAGGTGACCGCAATGCCTTTGCTATAGCTGCTATGAAACATTCGGGCGAAGTGCAAGAAGCGGTGTTTAAGTGGCAACAATACAAGCGCGACAAAACCGCCACCTGTTGGCAAAGCATGGCAACCATTGCCCAGCATTTGAAAAACAAGCATTTTTCTAACAAGTTTATTTTTAACCTGAGCCAAGAGCTTTTGCAATTGGCGGGGATCAAAGCTGCCCAAATTGAGGAGTTAAGGCCTCAAGATTTGTTTGTCGAAATGTCTCGCCTGATTGGTCGTGCAGCAGCGCTCGACACTCCCCAAAGTGCCAAAGATGAATTGTTTGATGCGTTGGTAGTGCTCTATGGAGCATCAGAAAACCAAGAAAAACTCATCCGTAACTTTATCTATAGTTTACACATTGCCGATTTTGTCAACCTAAACTCATAA
- the cmr1 gene encoding type III-B CRISPR module RAMP protein Cmr1, with protein MTNTITFTCQTITPMFLHGANGTTPELRPASVKGVLRFWWRALHGHLPLAQLKELEGMIFGSTEQRSTFSIRVLDLRQQPRDTPTENVNPLPHKASAKFTLLAIPVGTTFRLRFTFYNIATINGKKFDIAALQSLFELVSILGALGKRARRGFGSFEITHTQTGQDPTTPFQIDYSLATIQQLYAKVTGKVLHTQSNVLKRPDDEGKADFPYIKKIRLGSVMYPNLLRRIGAATSAVKASNGDSWDYRQAIGYAAGQKRLASPVFVSAISSPKGLLPVITTLNMAWDNGKRSTQRHRDIQEQFQNHIL; from the coding sequence ATGACAAACACCATCACTTTTACCTGCCAAACCATTACGCCCATGTTTTTGCATGGGGCAAATGGCACCACGCCTGAGCTACGCCCCGCCAGCGTGAAAGGAGTGCTGCGCTTTTGGTGGCGTGCCTTGCACGGACACTTGCCCCTTGCCCAACTTAAGGAGCTAGAGGGGATGATTTTTGGAAGCACCGAGCAACGAAGTACTTTCTCGATCAGGGTACTTGATTTGAGGCAACAGCCCAGAGACACACCAACTGAAAACGTTAACCCCTTGCCTCATAAAGCATCAGCTAAATTCACGCTATTAGCTATTCCTGTGGGCACCACGTTTAGGTTGCGATTTACTTTTTATAACATTGCTACAATCAACGGGAAAAAGTTTGATATAGCCGCCTTACAAAGCTTGTTTGAGTTGGTGTCTATATTGGGGGCTTTGGGCAAAAGAGCCCGTCGGGGTTTTGGAAGTTTTGAAATTACCCATACCCAAACGGGGCAAGACCCTACCACGCCTTTTCAGATAGACTATTCGTTGGCAACCATCCAGCAATTGTACGCCAAGGTTACAGGCAAGGTACTACACACACAAAGCAATGTTTTGAAACGCCCGGATGATGAGGGTAAGGCAGATTTTCCTTATATCAAAAAAATACGCTTGGGCAGCGTCATGTACCCCAATTTGCTCCGAAGAATTGGTGCTGCCACCAGCGCAGTAAAGGCCTCTAATGGCGACTCTTGGGATTATCGCCAGGCTATAGGATATGCTGCGGGGCAAAAACGACTGGCTTCTCCGGTGTTTGTGTCAGCCATCAGCTCGCCCAAAGGTTTGTTGCCTGTGATTACTACATTGAACATGGCTTGGGATAATGGCAAAAGGAGCACCCAAAGACACCGCGATATTCAGGAACAATTCCAAAACCATATTTTATGA
- a CDS encoding 3' terminal RNA ribose 2'-O-methyltransferase Hen1, with protein sequence MLLTITTTHQPATDLGYLLHKHPDKFQSVALSIGKAHIFYPESAPEKTTVALLLDIDPIDMVRGSRNLAGKGFALGQYVNDRPYVASSFMSVALAKAFSTAMNGKCSARPALVSVKMPLVVRIAVLPAPAGGEKLIRKLFEPLGYTVGLQRHTLDTQFAQWGESKYYTLELRHTIALKDLLSHLYVLIPALDNDKHYYVSQGEIDKLLDKGRGWLENHPAKEQITRRYLINLGSLAKEALNRLNEAVEDNTADEVPEEIKQKKQTLHQQRLGQVLAQLKKTGAKSVIDLGCGEGKLLKMLLKEKQFEKIAGMDVSFGELLKAKNKLYWDEMAPKQKERIQLFQGALTYRDKRLEGYDAAALVEVIEHLDESRLKSLERVVFELARPQTMVITTPNAEYNVMYDGMEAGHMRHTDHRFEWTREEFESWATDLAERHNYTVIFLPVGPEEPAIGAPSQMGIFTIKKS encoded by the coding sequence ATGCTACTTACGATCACCACCACCCATCAGCCCGCCACCGACTTGGGGTACTTGCTACACAAACACCCCGATAAGTTTCAATCGGTAGCGCTATCTATTGGCAAAGCGCACATTTTTTATCCAGAAAGCGCCCCCGAAAAAACAACCGTGGCTTTACTTTTAGACATTGACCCAATAGATATGGTAAGGGGTAGCCGAAACTTGGCAGGCAAAGGCTTTGCTTTGGGGCAATATGTTAACGACCGCCCCTATGTAGCTTCCTCTTTTATGAGTGTAGCCTTGGCAAAGGCTTTTTCTACGGCAATGAACGGTAAATGCAGTGCCCGCCCAGCGTTGGTATCGGTTAAGATGCCACTAGTGGTCAGGATAGCCGTATTGCCTGCGCCTGCTGGTGGAGAAAAATTGATTCGTAAATTATTTGAACCACTGGGTTACACCGTCGGGTTGCAGCGCCATACCCTGGACACGCAATTTGCCCAATGGGGAGAAAGCAAATACTACACTCTAGAGCTGAGGCATACCATTGCCCTCAAAGATTTATTGTCGCATTTGTATGTGCTCATCCCTGCCCTAGACAATGATAAGCACTATTATGTAAGTCAAGGAGAAATTGATAAATTATTGGACAAGGGCAGGGGCTGGCTGGAAAACCATCCCGCCAAGGAACAAATCACTCGAAGGTACTTGATCAATCTAGGTTCGCTTGCCAAAGAAGCCTTAAACAGACTCAACGAAGCGGTAGAGGACAATACAGCGGATGAAGTACCCGAAGAAATTAAACAAAAGAAGCAAACCCTGCATCAGCAACGGCTTGGGCAAGTACTAGCACAACTTAAAAAAACGGGGGCTAAATCGGTCATTGATTTGGGGTGTGGCGAAGGCAAGTTGTTGAAAATGTTGCTTAAGGAAAAACAGTTTGAGAAAATTGCCGGGATGGATGTGTCTTTTGGGGAGTTGCTCAAAGCCAAAAATAAATTATACTGGGACGAGATGGCGCCTAAACAAAAAGAGCGGATTCAACTTTTTCAAGGCGCATTGACTTATAGAGACAAAAGGCTGGAGGGGTATGATGCGGCGGCATTGGTAGAGGTGATTGAGCATTTAGACGAAAGTCGGCTGAAATCGCTGGAAAGAGTGGTGTTTGAGCTGGCTCGCCCCCAAACAATGGTTATTACCACCCCCAATGCCGAATATAACGTGATGTATGACGGCATGGAGGCAGGGCACATGAGGCATACCGACCACCGCTTTGAATGGACAAGAGAGGAGTTTGAAAGTTGGGCAACTGACCTTGCCGAACGACATAATTATACGGTGATTTTTTTGCCCGTAGGTCCAGAAGAGCCAGCGATAGGAGCACCCTCACAAATGGGTATTTTTACAATTAAGAAATCATAA
- a CDS encoding polynucleotide kinase-phosphatase, whose protein sequence is MEISVPELSLVLLVGASGSGKSTFARQHFAQYEVVSSDECRAMVSNNENSKDATNDAFDLLYYMVGKRLKRGLLTVVDATNVQASSRKGLVVLAREYHVLPVVIVLELPQKVCEARNQARADRDLGGHVVRQQLQQLKKSIKGLKREGFRKIYRLKSPEEVASITSIGREKLYNDKKHISGPFDIIGDIHGCYDETVDLLTKLGYQLEATQDNGNNFGVEVSHPQNRQVIFLGDLVDRGPGSPAVLKLVMSMVNAGVAWCVPGNHDLKLHKKLKGKQVAINHGLAETLEQLAAESPEFIGQVKEFLYGLVSHYVFDGGKLVVAHAGIKEEMQGRGSGAVRAFCLYGETTGEIDEFGLPVRYHWANEYRGNAKVVYGHTPVPEAEWLNKTIDIDTGCVFGGKLTALRYPEETLVSVAAKKVYSEPVRPLMPEKEEVLSHQQAYDDLLDIEEVTGKRIVQTRLRHNITIQEENSISALEVMSRFAINPKWLIYLPPTMSPCATSELPDFLEHPRQAINYYKSRGVEKIVCEEKHMGSRVVLVICRDESVAQSRFGVINEGIGVAYTRTGRNFFTDKNLEEQFLLRVNQALTKADFWETHQTNWVCLDTELMPWSAKAQALLQNQYASVGASAENALLEVNQVLQQAIDRGITDAQGLLEKFAYKETAIGKYRQAYRNYCWEVSSVEDYQLAPFHILATEGGVHTDKNHAWHMEQIRKVCAADPQIFRATPYQVINTHNEASVQTAIDWWMELTAKGGEGMVVKPYDFIVYGSKDGLLQPAVKCRGSEYLRIIYGPEYDLPANLQRLKNRALGRKRSLALREFALGVEALERFVRKEPLRRVHESVFGVLALESEEVDPRL, encoded by the coding sequence ATGGAAATTAGTGTACCTGAATTATCATTGGTATTGCTGGTAGGGGCTTCGGGTTCGGGTAAAAGCACCTTTGCCCGTCAGCATTTTGCCCAATACGAGGTAGTGTCTTCCGACGAGTGCCGTGCGATGGTGTCGAACAACGAAAACAGCAAGGACGCCACCAACGACGCCTTTGACTTGCTCTACTATATGGTGGGCAAACGCCTCAAAAGAGGTTTATTGACTGTAGTAGACGCCACCAATGTGCAAGCGTCGTCGCGCAAGGGGTTGGTAGTGCTTGCCCGCGAATACCATGTGTTGCCCGTAGTAATTGTGTTAGAGCTGCCCCAAAAGGTTTGCGAAGCACGCAACCAAGCAAGGGCAGATCGTGACCTGGGAGGGCATGTGGTTCGCCAACAATTGCAACAACTCAAAAAATCTATCAAAGGGCTCAAAAGAGAGGGTTTTCGTAAGATTTATAGGCTCAAATCTCCCGAAGAGGTAGCAAGCATTACCAGCATTGGTCGAGAAAAACTCTATAACGATAAAAAACATATTTCGGGACCTTTTGACATCATCGGAGACATTCATGGCTGTTATGACGAAACCGTTGACCTGCTAACAAAACTTGGTTACCAGCTAGAGGCAACCCAAGACAACGGAAACAACTTTGGTGTGGAGGTAAGCCATCCTCAAAACCGTCAGGTAATTTTTCTGGGCGACTTGGTAGATAGAGGCCCTGGCTCGCCTGCCGTGTTGAAACTGGTAATGAGCATGGTAAATGCTGGGGTGGCTTGGTGTGTGCCTGGCAACCACGACCTCAAACTGCATAAAAAGCTCAAGGGCAAACAAGTGGCGATTAACCATGGCTTAGCCGAAACCTTGGAACAATTAGCCGCAGAATCACCAGAATTTATAGGGCAAGTCAAAGAGTTTTTGTATGGGTTGGTGAGTCATTATGTGTTTGATGGAGGCAAGCTTGTGGTAGCGCATGCCGGTATCAAAGAAGAGATGCAGGGGAGAGGTTCGGGGGCAGTAAGGGCTTTTTGCTTATATGGTGAAACTACTGGAGAAATTGATGAATTTGGCTTGCCAGTGCGCTACCACTGGGCAAATGAATACCGAGGCAATGCCAAGGTAGTGTATGGGCATACGCCGGTGCCTGAAGCCGAGTGGTTGAATAAAACCATTGACATTGACACAGGTTGTGTATTTGGCGGAAAGTTAACGGCTTTGCGTTACCCCGAAGAAACTCTAGTGTCGGTGGCAGCCAAAAAAGTGTATAGCGAACCTGTTCGCCCACTGATGCCCGAAAAAGAAGAAGTACTGAGCCACCAACAGGCGTATGATGACCTGCTGGATATAGAGGAAGTGACAGGAAAACGAATTGTACAAACCCGGCTAAGACATAATATTACTATTCAGGAAGAAAACTCTATTTCGGCACTGGAAGTCATGAGCCGTTTTGCCATCAACCCCAAATGGTTGATCTATTTGCCGCCCACCATGTCGCCTTGTGCTACCAGCGAATTGCCCGACTTTTTAGAACACCCCAGGCAAGCCATCAATTATTATAAAAGTCGAGGCGTTGAAAAAATCGTTTGTGAAGAAAAACACATGGGCTCTCGGGTGGTGTTGGTCATTTGCAGAGATGAATCAGTGGCTCAATCTCGCTTTGGGGTCATCAACGAAGGCATTGGGGTGGCTTATACCCGCACAGGAAGAAACTTCTTTACCGATAAAAACCTGGAAGAGCAATTTCTACTGCGCGTGAACCAGGCTTTAACCAAGGCTGATTTTTGGGAGACACATCAGACCAACTGGGTGTGTTTAGATACAGAACTCATGCCTTGGTCGGCAAAGGCGCAAGCTTTGTTGCAAAATCAATACGCCTCGGTGGGGGCATCTGCCGAAAATGCCCTACTTGAGGTCAATCAAGTATTGCAACAAGCCATCGATCGTGGCATTACCGATGCACAAGGTTTGCTGGAGAAGTTTGCCTATAAAGAAACAGCCATTGGCAAATATCGACAAGCTTATCGCAATTATTGTTGGGAGGTAAGCTCAGTAGAGGATTATCAACTGGCTCCCTTTCATATTTTGGCTACCGAAGGAGGGGTACACACAGATAAAAATCATGCGTGGCACATGGAGCAAATCAGAAAAGTTTGCGCGGCTGATCCGCAAATTTTCCGAGCCACCCCTTACCAAGTCATCAACACCCACAACGAGGCGAGTGTACAAACCGCCATTGATTGGTGGATGGAACTGACGGCTAAAGGAGGCGAAGGAATGGTAGTGAAACCCTACGATTTTATTGTGTATGGCAGCAAAGATGGCTTATTGCAGCCTGCCGTAAAATGCAGAGGGAGCGAATACCTGCGTATTATTTATGGACCAGAGTATGACTTGCCCGCAAACCTCCAACGGCTTAAAAACCGCGCCTTGGGACGCAAGCGTTCTTTGGCTTTGCGAGAGTTTGCCCTGGGGGTTGAAGCTCTGGAACGTTTTGTCCGCAAAGAGCCTTTGAGACGCGTGCACGAATCGGTCTTTGGCGTGTTGGCGTTAGAGAGCGAAGAGGTAGACCCTAGATTGTAA
- the cmr5 gene encoding type III-B CRISPR module-associated protein Cmr5 — protein MSNRTLRTTLEQGRAAFAFACAQVAKKDLGSKAKEYKAYAKKMPMLIKTNGLGAALAFAFSKGNKNGKPDTSKSWGLLYAHIEEWIRKDEKQVLPLGNEPLVKAIIHQDSAQYRAATIEVLAFLAWLRRFADGLIEGEGGD, from the coding sequence ATGAGTAACCGAACGTTGAGAACTACGCTGGAGCAAGGGCGGGCGGCTTTTGCTTTTGCGTGTGCGCAAGTAGCCAAAAAAGATTTAGGTAGTAAGGCAAAAGAGTATAAGGCGTACGCCAAGAAAATGCCTATGCTTATCAAAACCAATGGTTTGGGGGCGGCACTTGCTTTTGCTTTTTCTAAAGGAAATAAAAACGGTAAACCTGATACAAGCAAAAGCTGGGGTTTGTTATATGCACACATAGAAGAGTGGATAAGAAAAGACGAAAAACAGGTGTTACCGCTGGGCAACGAGCCTTTGGTGAAAGCAATCATTCATCAGGACAGTGCTCAATATCGGGCAGCCACTATAGAGGTGTTGGCTTTTTTGGCTTGGTTGCGTCGCTTTGCCGATGGTTTGATTGAAGGAGAAGGAGGCGACTAA
- the cmr4 gene encoding type III-B CRISPR module RAMP protein Cmr4: MYRTANPLFLTCETPTHAGSGSELGVVDLPIQREKHTGFPKMEGSTLKGSFREAIERRVGRQEAAQFASWNAPDTKIQRIFGYDDGSLDAIQKAALKQCFTDKKNQLNNEFSGCVGFADARLLLFPVKSMKGVFAWITCPQVLQQFALDMELAGVKGIAIPKGYGLVPENSTLTLPGKDGLNVVLEEYAFGVRADKDTSQFCEWLSGCVFQASQGFSQQKVTQDVVVLPNDDFRDFVNLSTEVITRTKINSDTGTVADGQLFTEEYLPAESVLYTLALVAPEFSKQTDKMKEADVLYFVQQHLPEVMQIGGNATLGKGVVRTRLMDVATAKKAEKGATKQ; the protein is encoded by the coding sequence ATGTATAGAACAGCAAATCCTTTGTTTTTGACTTGTGAAACGCCCACCCACGCCGGAAGCGGGTCGGAGTTGGGCGTAGTAGACTTGCCCATTCAGCGAGAAAAACACACCGGCTTTCCTAAAATGGAAGGCAGTACTCTCAAGGGGAGTTTTCGGGAGGCTATCGAGCGCAGAGTAGGCAGGCAAGAAGCAGCTCAATTTGCAAGCTGGAATGCCCCTGACACCAAAATTCAACGTATTTTTGGTTATGACGATGGCAGCTTGGATGCCATCCAAAAAGCCGCTTTAAAGCAATGTTTTACGGATAAAAAAAACCAACTCAACAACGAGTTTTCGGGCTGTGTGGGTTTTGCCGATGCCCGCTTGTTGTTGTTTCCGGTCAAGTCGATGAAGGGCGTCTTTGCCTGGATTACTTGCCCCCAGGTATTGCAGCAATTTGCCCTGGACATGGAACTGGCGGGGGTAAAGGGTATTGCAATACCCAAAGGGTATGGGTTGGTGCCCGAAAACTCAACCCTGACACTGCCCGGCAAAGATGGGCTAAATGTGGTACTAGAGGAGTACGCCTTTGGGGTAAGGGCTGACAAGGACACTTCTCAATTTTGCGAGTGGCTTTCGGGGTGTGTTTTTCAGGCAAGCCAGGGGTTTAGCCAACAAAAAGTAACACAAGATGTGGTGGTATTGCCCAACGATGACTTCAGGGATTTTGTAAACCTGAGTACCGAGGTAATTACCCGCACCAAAATAAATAGCGATACAGGTACGGTAGCCGATGGACAACTTTTTACTGAAGAATACCTGCCCGCCGAAAGCGTGCTGTATACCTTGGCGTTGGTGGCACCAGAGTTTAGCAAACAAACAGATAAAATGAAAGAGGCAGATGTACTCTACTTTGTTCAACAACACTTGCCTGAGGTGATGCAAATAGGCGGCAACGCTACCTTGGGCAAGGGTGTTGTAAGAACCAGGTTGATGGATGTGGCAACTGCTAAAAAAGCAGAGAAAGGAGCGACCAAACAATGA